The genomic segment TCCGGTACCTGCAGTCCAGTGGAGCCACGACAGCGCGGCCCTGGGGATGGCACTTCGACGCCGCGACCGAGCCGCTCGGCGTCGTCTCGGATCTCGGCCCGCATGCGATCGACCTCGTGCGCTGGATCGTGGGCGACGTCCGCGAGGTCACGGCCTTCGCGCGGACGACGATACCGTTCAGGGCGGATGCCGAAGGCGGGGCCGCCCGCGCGGTGACGAACATCGACGACGCGGACGTGCAGGTGACGGCCGCGAGCGGGGTGACGGCCTCGCTCACCCTCAGCCGCGTCGCCCCCGACACCGGGGCACCCGGGTCCATCACGGTCGAGGTGCACGGGGAGACGGGGTGGATCAGGGCGAGTTCCGTCGACGAGGACGTGCTCATCGGCGACGCCTCCGGCACGCGGCGTCGACCGGTGCCGGTGACGTCGATCCTCGACGGGGCGGGCGACGAGATCAGGGACTTCGTCGACTCCGCCAGGGGAGCGCCCCCGGCGGAGTCGCCCACGATCGAGGACGGCCTGCGCGCCCAGCTCGTGATCGAGGCCATCGCCCGGTCGCTCGAGGCGGGCGCCGCCTCCGTCGTGTCCTGAGTGCGCCCTACCTCGACGTCCCCTGCGACACCGACCCCTGCAGCTGCCGCTGGAAGAAGATGTACACGATGAGCACCGGGACGATCGTGATGATCACCGCCGCGAACAGCGCGCCCTGATCGACTTCGTATCCGGCCGCCGATGCGAACGCCGCCATCCCCTGGGAGAGCACGTACTGCGAGGCGTTCGGGTTCAACGCCACCGGCAGCAGGAACTGGTTCCACAGGCCGAGGAAGTTGAGGATCCCGACCGCGGCGAGACCCGGCTTGGCCATCGGGAGCATCACCTGGAAGAACGTGCGCCATTCGCTCGCACCGTCCACGTAGGCCGCTTCCTGGATCTCGTAGGGCAGGGATTTGAAGAACGAGTACAGGAAGAACACCGTGAACGGCAGCGCGAACGCCACGTAGGTGATGATGAGGCCGGGCAGGGTGCCGAGGAGTCCGATGCCCTGCAGGATGAAGAACAGCGGCACGATCGCGAGGAACACCGGGAAGGTGAG from the Microbacterium ginsengiterrae genome contains:
- a CDS encoding Gfo/Idh/MocA family protein, yielding MTTAGGAHDRFRLGLVGHGRWASTYFLPGSRWVSDVDVVAVCGRDAGRASVFAQEHGIPSAYGSIERMLEAERLDGVIIASPPHEHEAAVRAVARHRVAVLCEKPLALDGDGARRIRDLLSDRPGMTGFTLRWHPLFRTLVRAVRGGEVGRVRHVRIRYLQSSGATTARPWGWHFDAATEPLGVVSDLGPHAIDLVRWIVGDVREVTAFARTTIPFRADAEGGAARAVTNIDDADVQVTAASGVTASLTLSRVAPDTGAPGSITVEVHGETGWIRASSVDEDVLIGDASGTRRRPVPVTSILDGAGDEIRDFVDSARGAPPAESPTIEDGLRAQLVIEAIARSLEAGAASVVS
- a CDS encoding carbohydrate ABC transporter permease translates to MRPRRGTTSDRVIGTTSHIILAIWSIVVILPLLWTLFSSFKTTGEIFDSPFTLPASWAPTNYVNAWTKYNFGQMFLNTVIVVGVALVLVMLLGAMCAYVLARFSVPGSRVIYYLMLAGLTFPVFLAIVPLFFILQGIGLLGTLPGLIITYVAFALPFTVFFLYSFFKSLPYEIQEAAYVDGASEWRTFFQVMLPMAKPGLAAVGILNFLGLWNQFLLPVALNPNASQYVLSQGMAAFASAAGYEVDQGALFAAVIITIVPVLIVYIFFQRQLQGSVSQGTSR